AGCCGCTCGAAGCGCACCGCCGGGTCCTGGGTCAGGACGGTGCAGCCGACATACAGGCCGACGGTCTCCTTCACCTCGGCGGGCAGCTGGTCGCGGACGAAGCGTTCCATCTGGAGGGCCACCCGGCAGCGCACCTTGTCGATGTCGGAATAGGAGATGCTCTGCTCGCCCCGTGGCGGCGACAGGAGGATGACGAACGCGTTGCCGCTGATCATGACTTCGGAGATGTAGTCGTCGCGCCGCAATGCCACCCTCTTGATCTCGACCAGGAAGGAGGCCACGCCGCGCACCAGCGACTCGTAGCCCTGCCACCCGAGGGTCTGCACCCCGCGCTCGTTCTGCAGAACGCTGATCGACAGGAGGCCGAGCTGGTGGGACGCCTTGAGCATGCGCCGGATCCGGCCCAGGAGGAGGGGCACGGTCGGCAGATCGGTCATCTCGTCGTACAGCAGGTCGGTCAGGGCGCCGGCGGTGCTCACGCCGCGCAGCTCTCCCCTGTCCTTCAGATCCTTCATCAGTTTCTTGCGCCGACTCTGCATCGACCGTCCGACTCCCGCCTCAGCCGTTGTTGACGCCGTAGTAGGCGTCTTCGGAGCCGTCCGAGAAGTACTTCGTCTCGGCCCGCATGACCCTGTTGCGCCCGGCCTGCTTCCCCCGGTAGAGGGCGGCGTCCGCCGAGGCGATCAGGTCGGTGCCGTTGCGCCCGTCGTCGGGGAATGTGGCCACGCCGCCGCTCAAGGATACGGTCTTCAGCGGCTGGCTCTCCCGGTTCGGATACGGGTGCGACGCCACCCTGGCGCGGATGCGCTCGGCCGCCACCATGGCCCCCTCCTTGGGCGTCTGCGGCAGGATGACGATGAACTCCTCCCCGCCGTAACGTGCGGGGGTGTCGTCGGGACGCACCATCTCGCGCAGGATCTGGCCGGTCATCTTGAGCACCTCGTCCCCCGCCTGGTGCCCCTGGGTGTCGTTGTAGTGCTTGAAGTGATCGAGATCGAAGATGAACACCGAAACCGGATAGTGGCCCTTCTCCGCCTTGATGATCTCCATCGACAGCTGGTCCATGAAGAACCGCTTGTTGTAGAGCTTGGTGAGCCCGTCGGAGTTCGCCATCTCCTGGACCTGCGAGAACAGCGTGTTGTTGTGCAGGGCGATGCTGCCGAGGTCGGCGATCAGGTTGAGCATCGTCTTTTCGTACTTGTAGTGGCGCGTGATTCCACCCACGCTGATCACGCCGAGAATGCGCCCCTCGTGCACCATGGGCGCGCACAGCTCGGTCTTGAAGCGGAAGTGGCCCGGCACGTCCAGGCTCGCCCCCGATTGCCGCATCTCGCGAATGAAGTCGTTGGTGTCCATGGGGACCTTGTGCTCGGCGACCCAGCCGATCCGACCCTCCCCCATCTTGACCTGGAAGCCGATCTTCACGTCGTCGGCCAGTCCTCGCTGCTGCTGCAGGATGAGCTTGTTGACCCGTTCGTCCAGGATGAACATCAGGACCTGGGTCGGCGCGAACAGGCGCTCGGTGATCTTCACGAGCAGGGGGGCGATGGCGCGCCTCTCCATGCGCGAATTGATCTCCTTGGTGAAATCCGGCAGGAGCAGGAAGAAGTTGGAGAGGGCCGTGTTCTCCGCCTCGAGGCGCGCGACGCTCGACCTCAGGTCACGCAGGGCGGAGAGCTCGCTCTCGTCGCGCACCGGGCGGCGCGCGGGCCGGCCCCGGCGGCCGGCGATTCGACCCATGAGCCAGCCGAGGACGATCCCTCCCGGGACCGCGCAGGCCCATCCCCAGGGCGGCACCGTTCGAAGGATCGCGAGAAGACTGTTGAGGAGATTCATCCGATCCCGATGTCCCGTCGCCTCCCATGGAAGGAGACTGAATGACACAAAGATAGCGGCGCAAACGTAACGTCCGGTGGGGGGTCAATTCAAGGAATCGGCGGAGGATCCCCGGGCCGCCCTGGCTCGGGCCGGAGCACCGCCCGATGTTGTCCCACCGCTCCCGTCAAAATATTGGATAGCGGCTCCATCCTGGGAGGAAGGGCTTCCTTGACAGGCCGGTCCCCCCGCTCTAGAGTGGCCGGCCCGGTTCACGGGAGCCCCCAATGACCGCGAGCCATGCCAACCGCCACTGGATTCGGGCCCTTCCGACCACCGCTCTGCTGGTCGCGTCGTGCCTTCCGGGCCTCCTGCCGTCCTGCCGCCGCGAGGCCCCCGAGAGGACCCGGGCGGTGCACGATGGGCTGGGGCGCACGGTCATGGTGCCCCTCCATCCCCGGCGAATCGTATCGCTCGCGCCCAGCGTGACCGATTCCCTGTTCGCCCTGGGGGCGCAGGGGCGGGTCGTGGGCGTGAGCGATTTTTGCGAGCTGCCCGCCGGGAGCGCCGCGATCGCCCGAGTGGGCGGCCTCCTGAACCCCAGTCTGGAAACGATCCGCAGCCTGGAGCCGGACCTTCTGATCGGCACGACGAGCGGCAACGATCCTTCCCTGAGCGGGCAGGCGGCGGCGCTTGGCCTGCCCCTGTACACGATCGACACCCCCAACGTGGAGCGCGTCCTCGGAGCGCTTCGCGATCTCGCCTCGCTGCTCGGCGAGGAACAGGTCGGGAACGACCGCGTGGGCCGCCTGCAGGCCCGCCTCGACACGGTCCGGGCCAGGGTCTCGAAGCAGCCCCTCCCCCGAATCCTGTTCATCGTCTGGGGAGAGCCGCTGGTCGTGCCCGGACGGTCGGCCTTCCTCACCGATGCGCTCGCTCAATCGGGCGGCGAGTCCATCACCGCGGATGCGCCGGCGGCCTGGCCTTCGTTCGACGTCGAGTCGGCCATCGGGCGCGCCCCCGAGGTGATCCTGACCACGCCCCAGAACCGGGACTTCCTGGAACGAATGAAGCGTGATCCGGCCTGGGCTTCGGTGCCGGCGGTCAGGAGCGGCCGGCTGCTGGTCGTCAGCGAGGCGATCGAACGCCCCGGCCCGAGGGTGGTCGCGGGCATCGAAGAGGTCGCCAGGGCGCTGCACCCGGCGGCCTTTCCGGAAGCGGGACCCTGAAATAATGAGGAAGCCGTGCGGGCCACCGGCCCGCACGGCAGGGGGAAATCGGAGAGTGGCACCCGTCTGCCCTCCCCAATGCAAGATTCTCCCATGGGGGCCCGTCGACGACCATGCCGGGGCGATTCTTCCGGTGCATTCGTGCAGCGGGGCTTCCTGCCTGTCCGAGTTTTCGGCCGGCTTGCAACATGGTAGGATGCCCGCCGTCCCGGATCGGGAGGTCGCGTCATCGGATTTCTCAAGGGCCGGATTGAAGACTACAGCTCACCCCTCGTGGGGGTGCCGGCACGACTGTACGCCGGCTATTTCATGCTGCGGTTCGGCCTCGAGAAGCTGGAGGGGGACTTCGGCGGCGCCCCCCTTCGCGAAACCCTGGTCAAGTGGGCCGGCGGGGAGGCGTACGACTTCTACGTCCCGTTTCTGCAGAAGGTCGTGATCCCCCACGCGGAGATTTTCGCCCACCTCGTGGTCTTCGGAGAGGTGGCCGTCGGCGCGGCCCTTCTGCTGGGGTGTGCCACGCGGCTGGCGGCAATCGGGGGCCTCTTCCTCTGCCTGAATTACCTCCTGGCGGGCGGGACGCCTCTCCTGAGCACCGATCGCCCCGTCGTGTTCGCCCTTCTCCTGGTCACGGCCTACCTGACTGCCGCGGGGCGCTCTCTGGGGCTCGATGTCCTCCTGAAGCGGAAGCTGCCCCGTTGGGCCGCCTGAAGGCCGATTGCCCGCATGCTCCATAACGTTCCGGTGGCGCGCATCCTCGGGTTCCTTTATGTCGCGAGCGTGATCCTGCTCGGGTGGATCACCTACGACGGCTTCCGGACGTCCGCGGGCACCCTCGGGCCGGGGGCACACATCCGGTTCGCGCTCTTCGGGATCGTCATCGTGCTGTTCACCCATACGATGACCCTGTTCTACTTCGTCGGAACGGGCAGCCGCATCAAGAAGGTGGTCCATCAGTACGTCCTGCCGGTCTCGCTGACGGAACGCACCGTGAGGTTCAAGGCCCGCCTTTTCCCCTGGCTGACCTTCACTCCGCTCGTGACCATGGCGGCCTTCATCCTCGGAGGCGGGGCGCACACCCACGCGCTGCCCGGCTGGGTGCACGGGTCGCTCGCGCTTCTCGCGCTCGGGATGAACCTGATCACGGCCGCCCTGGCCGTCCAGTGCATCTCGGACAACGTCGTTCTCATCGACGAGATCGACGCGCTCCTGCCGGACACTGCGGGGGAATGAGGGGGGCGTGAATCAGGCGCCGCCCAGCACCAGGGTCAGGGCGATGCCGGCCTCGAGGTGGTCCTGCTGCGTGCGGGACGAGGAATCGTAGCGCACCTGACGGATATCGAACCGCAATCCGGCCTTCTCGCTGCCGAAGAACCGGATGCCGGCGCCGTAATTGAACATCAGCGAGTTCTCGTCGCCGACCAGCCCGTCGAGGATCGGCTGCAGGTCCGGATCGGCCGTTTGTCCGAAGATGCTCGTGTTGACGATCCCGATGCCTCCCGTCACGAAGCCGACCACCTTGCCGCGATGGTGCATGAAGAAGTTGTAGACGTAATTCGCATGACCGACGATGAGGTCGATGCTGACGTTTTCGCTCTTGGTGACGTCGCTCGTCACGGTGTCGGGGGGCGGGTCGGTCGTATCGAACACCGTCTTGTGGGCCTGGAACACGCCGTCGGTGGCCGTTCCGCTGAAGCCGAATTCGATCATCTGGCTCTTCGTCCAGTGATATCCGAAGCGGAATCCATAGGACAGGCTGTCGTCGATGTCCGACGTGACCACCGTGACCTCGCGCCGGGGCGGGATGGCCAGCGGCGCGAGCACGACCGTGGTGCCGTCACCGAGGTGCGGCGAGCCGAACTGGATCCAGCCCAGCTCGGGCGTCACCTCCCACGCCTTGTCCCGGTTCTGCGCCCAGGCATGGCCCGAGAGCACGGCCGCCATGAACGCCAGCAGAAATCCCCTG
This is a stretch of genomic DNA from Candidatus Polarisedimenticolia bacterium. It encodes these proteins:
- a CDS encoding sensor domain-containing diguanylate cyclase, producing the protein MNLLNSLLAILRTVPPWGWACAVPGGIVLGWLMGRIAGRRGRPARRPVRDESELSALRDLRSSVARLEAENTALSNFFLLLPDFTKEINSRMERRAIAPLLVKITERLFAPTQVLMFILDERVNKLILQQQRGLADDVKIGFQVKMGEGRIGWVAEHKVPMDTNDFIREMRQSGASLDVPGHFRFKTELCAPMVHEGRILGVISVGGITRHYKYEKTMLNLIADLGSIALHNNTLFSQVQEMANSDGLTKLYNKRFFMDQLSMEIIKAEKGHYPVSVFIFDLDHFKHYNDTQGHQAGDEVLKMTGQILREMVRPDDTPARYGGEEFIVILPQTPKEGAMVAAERIRARVASHPYPNRESQPLKTVSLSGGVATFPDDGRNGTDLIASADAALYRGKQAGRNRVMRAETKYFSDGSEDAYYGVNNG
- a CDS encoding helical backbone metal receptor, which produces MTASHANRHWIRALPTTALLVASCLPGLLPSCRREAPERTRAVHDGLGRTVMVPLHPRRIVSLAPSVTDSLFALGAQGRVVGVSDFCELPAGSAAIARVGGLLNPSLETIRSLEPDLLIGTTSGNDPSLSGQAAALGLPLYTIDTPNVERVLGALRDLASLLGEEQVGNDRVGRLQARLDTVRARVSKQPLPRILFIVWGEPLVVPGRSAFLTDALAQSGGESITADAPAAWPSFDVESAIGRAPEVILTTPQNRDFLERMKRDPAWASVPAVRSGRLLVVSEAIERPGPRVVAGIEEVARALHPAAFPEAGP
- a CDS encoding DoxX family membrane protein gives rise to the protein MPARLYAGYFMLRFGLEKLEGDFGGAPLRETLVKWAGGEAYDFYVPFLQKVVIPHAEIFAHLVVFGEVAVGAALLLGCATRLAAIGGLFLCLNYLLAGGTPLLSTDRPVVFALLLVTAYLTAAGRSLGLDVLLKRKLPRWAA
- a CDS encoding outer membrane beta-barrel protein, which translates into the protein MRRTIVFRGFLLAFMAAVLSGHAWAQNRDKAWEVTPELGWIQFGSPHLGDGTTVVLAPLAIPPRREVTVVTSDIDDSLSYGFRFGYHWTKSQMIEFGFSGTATDGVFQAHKTVFDTTDPPPDTVTSDVTKSENVSIDLIVGHANYVYNFFMHHRGKVVGFVTGGIGIVNTSIFGQTADPDLQPILDGLVGDENSLMFNYGAGIRFFGSEKAGLRFDIRQVRYDSSSRTQQDHLEAGIALTLVLGGA